The following proteins are co-located in the Pedobacter frigiditerrae genome:
- a CDS encoding metallophosphoesterase family protein: MKRIGLISDTHGYLDEAVFKYFADCDEIWHAGDFGAGVAEPLAAFKPLRGVYGNIDGKTIRAEFPEHLRFNCEGVDVWMTHIGGYPNRYASQVKEEIYTKPPKLFICGHSHILKVVFDEKIKCLHINSGAAGKSGWHKVRTLIRFCISEEKIHTLEVIELGNR; the protein is encoded by the coding sequence ATGAAAAGAATAGGTTTAATTTCTGATACGCACGGTTATTTAGACGAAGCTGTTTTTAAATACTTTGCCGATTGCGATGAAATATGGCATGCAGGGGATTTTGGAGCTGGTGTTGCAGAGCCTTTAGCTGCTTTTAAACCTTTGCGTGGCGTATATGGAAATATAGATGGTAAAACGATTAGGGCTGAGTTTCCAGAACATTTAAGGTTTAATTGTGAAGGGGTAGATGTTTGGATGACCCATATCGGTGGTTATCCTAATCGTTATGCATCGCAAGTAAAAGAAGAAATTTACACTAAGCCGCCAAAATTATTTATATGTGGTCACTCACATATTTTAAAAGTTGTTTTCGATGAAAAAATAAAATGTTTGCATATTAACTCCGGTGCTGCTGGAAAAAGCGGTTGGCATAAAGTAAGAACTTTAATTAGGTTTTGCATTTCTGAAGAAAAAATACATACCTTAGAGGTTATAG
- a CDS encoding tRNA1(Val) (adenine(37)-N6)-methyltransferase, protein MSIFKFKQFEVDQTGCAMKINTDGVLLAAIAESTAPKHILDIGTGTGVIALMLAQRFPDAFIEAVEIDEQASATASKNFQLSVFSNRLTINNTAIEQYNNPNKFDLIISNPPYFVNDLKNAEQKKGIARHTDEVFFNELILKVSSLLTEQGSFWFILPVKQARLLIAKAESLGLYLTTQIDLHSDISKAAFRWIVCLSKKQTKVQLKNFYIYKSEKVYSNAYKDLLQDFFLGY, encoded by the coding sequence ATGAGTATATTCAAATTCAAGCAATTCGAAGTAGATCAAACAGGTTGTGCCATGAAAATCAATACCGATGGCGTATTGTTGGCAGCAATTGCAGAAAGTACTGCTCCTAAACACATTTTAGATATTGGAACAGGAACAGGTGTAATTGCCTTAATGCTGGCGCAGCGTTTTCCAGATGCGTTTATTGAAGCTGTGGAGATAGACGAACAAGCATCAGCTACTGCTAGCAAGAATTTTCAGTTATCAGTTTTCAGTAATCGCTTAACCATCAACAATACAGCAATAGAACAATATAACAATCCTAATAAATTTGATTTAATCATTTCAAATCCGCCATACTTTGTTAATGATTTAAAAAACGCTGAACAAAAAAAGGGAATTGCTAGGCATACTGATGAAGTCTTCTTTAATGAATTGATATTAAAAGTTTCTTCCTTATTAACTGAACAAGGAAGTTTCTGGTTTATTTTACCTGTTAAACAAGCTAGACTTTTAATCGCAAAAGCAGAAAGTTTGGGACTTTATTTAACAACTCAAATTGATTTGCACTCAGATATTTCAAAAGCAGCATTTAGATGGATTGTTTGTTTGAGTAAAAAGCAAACAAAAGTGCAGCTTAAAAACTTTTACATTTACAAAAGTGAAAAGGTTTATAGCAATGCTTACAAAGATTTATTGCAGGATTTCTTTTTGGGATATTAG
- a CDS encoding GIY-YIG nuclease family protein produces the protein MRDHNYFVYLMTNFNKTVLYVGVTNDLGIRIEQHKSGENSSSFTKKYSCFYLVYYERYQYINDAIDREKEIKGWSRAKKNALIETENKEWRFLNDEAIDG, from the coding sequence ATGAGAGATCATAATTACTTTGTTTATTTAATGACGAATTTCAATAAGACGGTCTTGTACGTCGGTGTTACAAATGATTTGGGTATTAGAATCGAACAACATAAGAGTGGAGAAAACTCATCCTCTTTCACTAAAAAATATAGTTGTTTTTATTTGGTTTATTATGAAAGGTATCAATATATTAATGATGCTATTGATCGAGAAAAAGAAATAAAAGGCTGGTCAAGGGCTAAAAAGAACGCACTAATAGAAACGGAAAACAAAGAATGGAGATTTCTTAATGATGAAGCTATAGATGGGTAA
- a CDS encoding VOC family protein produces the protein MFNRIHHIAIICTNYEVSKDFYVNKLGFEILAEVYRAERKSYKLDLAVNGLYQIELFSFENPVSRPSRPEAAGLRHLAFEVDDVRKVSDLLKSKGVETEAIRIDEFTGKQFTFFTDPDGLPLEIYER, from the coding sequence ATGTTCAACCGCATTCATCATATCGCAATTATTTGTACAAATTATGAAGTTTCTAAAGACTTTTATGTCAATAAATTAGGTTTTGAGATATTGGCTGAAGTTTACAGGGCAGAAAGAAAATCTTACAAATTAGATTTAGCAGTTAATGGATTATATCAGATAGAACTTTTCTCTTTTGAAAATCCTGTATCAAGGCCATCACGACCAGAGGCTGCTGGTTTAAGGCATCTAGCTTTTGAAGTTGATGATGTAAGAAAGGTGAGTGATTTGCTAAAAAGTAAAGGTGTAGAGACTGAAGCCATACGGATTGATGAATTTACAGGGAAGCAGTTTACGTTTTTTACCGATCCCGATGGTTTGCCTTTGGAAATTTATGAGCGATAA
- the purL gene encoding phosphoribosylformylglycinamidine synthase: MLKLNLHLQKTSMIHFFLSQSDEVFVLQTEQALSATDITKLEWLFGGAKKQNETALSGFFVGPRAAMITPWSTNAVEITQNMSISGIIRIEEFKKVAEDFSGYDPMLSQKYQDLTQAVFTIDIKPEPILEITDIAAYNKQEGLSLSDEEVEYLVSLASRLERPLTDSEVFGFSQVNSEHCRHKIFNGKFVIDGVEQPTSLFKLIRKTSEENPNDIVSAYKDNVAFIKGPIVQQFAPKRADEPDYYALSDFESVISIKAETHNFPTTVEPFNGAATGSGGEIRDRLAGGQGSLPLAGTAVYMTALSRLEQDRQWEKGVEERKWLYQTPMDILIKASNGATDFGNKFGQPLITGSVLTFEHEENSRKLGYDKVIMLAGGVGYGKASQAQKKKPQEGDNIVILGGENYRIGMGGAAVSSADTGEHGTGIELNAIQRSNPEMQKRAANAVRGMVESDHNTIISIHDHGAGGHLNCLSELVEETGGLINLDKLPVGDPTLSSKEIIGNESQERMGLVIGNEHIATLQKIADRERSPMYTVGKVTGDHRFTFKSETTGVKPMDLELKDMFGSSPKVIMADQTIDRKYQAVAYDKTQLNTYLEQVLQLEAVACKDWLTNKVDRCVGGRVAKQQCAGPLQLPLNNCGVMALDFQGKEGIATSVGHAPLSALIDAGAGSRIAIAESLSNLVWAPLKDGLKSVSLSANWMWACKNEGEDARLYEAVKACSDFAIDLGINIPTGKDSLSMKQKYKDGDVIAPGTVIISAGGNCNDITKVVEPVLQKDGGSIYYINLSNDAYKLGGSSFAQILNKIGNETPDVKDATQFKKTFNVIQDLIKAEKIEAGHDIGSGGLITTLLELCFADRDLGATLDLTSLGEADNIKLLFSENIGIVFQAGADVEKTLSESGITYHKIGEVSSTATLKVKNFEEELSFDIDSLRDVWFKTSYLLDKKQSGAVKAKERFDNYKNQPLQYNFPTQFDGKKPVIDETKPRPKAAIIREKGSNSERELANAMYLAGFDVKDVHMTDLISGRETLEDIKFIGAVGGFSNSDVLGSAKGWAGAFMYNEKARIALENFFNREDTLSVGVCNGCQLFVELGLINKDHEQKPKMLHNESHKHESIFTSLTIQENKSVMLSTLAGSTLGVWVSHGEGRFLLPYTEDKYQIVSKYAYESYPASPNGSDYNTAMLCDETGRHLVMMPHIERSLFQWHWANYPKGRKDEVSPWMEAFVNARKWVENQK, encoded by the coding sequence ATTTTAAAGCTAAATTTGCATCTTCAAAAAACAAGCATGATTCATTTCTTCTTAAGTCAATCCGACGAGGTTTTTGTTCTACAAACAGAACAGGCCCTTTCAGCAACTGATATTACAAAACTTGAATGGTTATTCGGCGGTGCCAAAAAACAAAATGAAACTGCGCTGAGCGGTTTTTTTGTTGGTCCACGTGCAGCAATGATTACCCCTTGGAGTACAAATGCCGTAGAAATTACGCAGAACATGAGCATTTCGGGCATTATCAGAATTGAAGAATTTAAAAAAGTAGCAGAAGATTTTTCTGGTTACGACCCAATGCTTTCTCAGAAATACCAAGATTTAACACAAGCTGTTTTCACAATTGACATTAAACCTGAGCCAATTCTTGAAATTACCGATATCGCCGCTTACAACAAACAAGAAGGTTTATCCCTAAGCGATGAAGAAGTAGAATACCTAGTTTCTTTAGCTAGTAGACTAGAAAGACCTTTAACAGATTCTGAAGTTTTCGGTTTCTCTCAAGTTAACTCAGAACACTGTCGCCATAAAATTTTCAATGGTAAATTTGTGATTGATGGCGTAGAGCAACCTACTTCACTATTCAAATTAATCCGTAAAACATCTGAAGAAAACCCTAACGATATTGTTTCGGCTTATAAAGATAACGTTGCCTTTATTAAAGGTCCAATTGTACAGCAGTTTGCACCAAAACGTGCAGATGAGCCAGACTATTATGCTTTAAGCGACTTCGAATCGGTTATCTCTATTAAAGCAGAAACACATAACTTCCCTACTACAGTTGAACCTTTTAATGGTGCAGCAACTGGTTCTGGTGGCGAGATTAGAGATAGGTTAGCTGGTGGACAAGGTTCATTGCCTTTGGCAGGAACTGCAGTTTACATGACAGCTCTTTCTCGTTTAGAGCAAGACCGCCAATGGGAAAAAGGTGTGGAAGAAAGAAAGTGGCTGTATCAAACCCCGATGGATATTTTAATCAAGGCATCTAACGGTGCTACAGATTTTGGAAATAAATTCGGTCAGCCGCTAATTACAGGCTCTGTATTAACATTCGAACACGAAGAAAACTCTCGCAAGCTAGGTTACGATAAAGTAATCATGCTAGCTGGTGGTGTTGGATATGGCAAGGCTAGTCAAGCACAGAAAAAGAAACCACAAGAGGGCGATAACATTGTAATTCTTGGTGGCGAAAATTATAGAATCGGAATGGGTGGTGCAGCAGTTTCGTCTGCTGATACTGGCGAACACGGAACCGGCATCGAATTAAACGCTATTCAACGTTCAAACCCAGAGATGCAAAAAAGAGCGGCAAACGCTGTTCGTGGAATGGTAGAAAGCGACCACAATACAATTATCTCTATCCATGACCATGGTGCAGGCGGCCACTTAAACTGTTTATCTGAACTGGTAGAAGAAACAGGTGGATTAATCAATTTAGATAAACTTCCGGTAGGCGACCCAACACTTTCATCAAAAGAAATTATTGGTAACGAATCTCAAGAAAGAATGGGATTGGTTATTGGAAACGAACACATTGCAACATTACAAAAAATTGCAGATCGCGAACGTTCGCCAATGTACACGGTTGGTAAAGTAACTGGCGATCATCGTTTTACTTTCAAATCTGAAACCACTGGGGTAAAACCGATGGATTTAGAACTAAAAGACATGTTTGGCAGTTCTCCAAAAGTGATCATGGCCGATCAAACGATTGATAGGAAATATCAAGCTGTTGCTTATGATAAAACTCAATTAAACACTTACTTAGAACAAGTTTTACAATTAGAAGCTGTTGCGTGCAAGGATTGGTTAACTAACAAAGTTGATAGATGTGTTGGCGGTAGAGTTGCCAAACAACAATGTGCTGGACCATTACAATTGCCACTAAACAACTGTGGTGTAATGGCATTAGATTTTCAAGGCAAGGAAGGTATTGCAACTTCGGTTGGTCACGCTCCCCTATCTGCTTTAATTGATGCTGGTGCGGGAAGTAGAATTGCTATTGCAGAATCGCTTTCTAACTTAGTTTGGGCACCATTAAAAGATGGCTTAAAAAGCGTTTCGCTTTCTGCTAATTGGATGTGGGCTTGTAAAAACGAAGGCGAAGACGCAAGATTGTACGAAGCGGTTAAAGCTTGTTCAGACTTTGCCATTGATTTAGGAATCAACATTCCGACTGGAAAAGATTCACTATCAATGAAACAAAAATATAAAGATGGCGATGTAATTGCTCCTGGAACCGTTATTATTTCTGCAGGTGGTAATTGTAACGACATTACTAAGGTAGTCGAGCCAGTTTTGCAAAAAGATGGTGGTTCAATTTACTACATTAACCTTTCTAATGATGCTTATAAATTAGGTGGTTCTTCTTTCGCTCAAATCTTAAACAAGATTGGCAATGAAACGCCTGATGTTAAAGATGCCACTCAATTTAAAAAGACATTTAATGTTATTCAGGATTTAATTAAGGCTGAGAAAATTGAAGCTGGACACGACATTGGCAGTGGAGGTTTAATCACTACTTTATTAGAGCTTTGTTTTGCCGACCGCGATTTAGGGGCAACTTTAGATTTAACTAGTTTAGGCGAAGCTGATAACATCAAATTGTTGTTCTCTGAAAATATTGGCATTGTTTTTCAGGCAGGTGCCGATGTAGAAAAAACATTAAGCGAAAGCGGAATAACTTACCATAAAATTGGTGAAGTAAGCTCAACAGCAACTTTAAAAGTGAAAAACTTTGAGGAAGAGTTAAGTTTTGACATTGACAGTTTACGTGACGTTTGGTTTAAAACTTCTTACTTATTAGATAAAAAGCAAAGTGGAGCTGTAAAAGCGAAAGAGCGTTTCGATAACTACAAAAATCAACCTTTACAATACAATTTCCCAACGCAGTTTGATGGTAAAAAACCTGTAATAGATGAAACTAAACCCCGTCCGAAGGCAGCAATTATACGCGAGAAAGGTAGTAACTCTGAGCGTGAATTAGCTAATGCAATGTATTTAGCTGGTTTTGACGTGAAAGATGTGCACATGACCGATTTAATTTCTGGCAGGGAAACATTAGAGGATATTAAATTTATTGGAGCCGTTGGTGGTTTCTCTAACTCAGATGTTTTAGGTTCGGCCAAAGGTTGGGCTGGCGCATTCATGTACAACGAAAAAGCGAGAATTGCATTGGAGAATTTCTTTAATCGCGAAGACACACTTTCTGTTGGTGTGTGTAATGGTTGCCAGTTATTTGTTGAGCTTGGTTTGATTAATAAAGACCACGAACAGAAACCAAAAATGTTGCACAACGAAAGCCATAAACACGAAAGTATTTTTACTTCGTTAACCATACAAGAAAACAAATCTGTCATGCTTTCTACCTTAGCTGGCAGTACTTTAGGCGTTTGGGTATCGCATGGCGAAGGAAGATTCCTATTGCCATACACAGAGGATAAATATCAAATCGTTTCTAAATACGCTTACGAAAGCTATCCTGCTAGTCCGAATGGCTCTGATTATAACACTGCAATGCTATGTGATGAAACTGGAAGACATTTGGTCATGATGCCTCACATTGAGCGCTCATTGTTCCAATGGCATTGGGCAAATTATCCAAAAGGCAGAAAAGACGAAGTTTCGCCATGGATGGAAGCATTTGTAAATGCAAGGAAATGGGTGGAGAATCAAAAGTAA
- a CDS encoding heparin lyase I family protein — translation MKKINIIMLVVALALTQQSCKKNAEADTTALNAEDLTSPKDPTKIVTDQSVYHNGDASLGSAAVWKAINVEQSGTVTVVNDETGTPVWKFLKPAGSHRAEGHGSVGFSAPEGTNFYVGWQSKIYMPTSLQTEAIWQWKSYPTEGSLANHPLMLRTKNGNLELQYFDASHTAFVLWSTPLVTSTWTDITMRINASYSATTGYVELWYNGVKQTLSNGTQRYNCRTLDSDYCDPKWGVYGGDDSQATHFVKHIRIASTYAEAAGTPPPPSTVSIYQNCNYGGWSASLGVGSYTMSQLAALGVVNDDASSIKVPAGLKITIYKSNNYTGTVTTLTADEDCLTDIGFNDSISSVVVAVN, via the coding sequence ATGAAAAAAATCAACATCATTATGCTTGTTGTTGCGCTTGCCTTAACCCAGCAAAGCTGCAAGAAAAACGCTGAGGCTGACACTACAGCGCTAAATGCAGAAGACCTAACATCTCCAAAAGACCCCACAAAGATTGTAACCGACCAATCTGTTTATCACAATGGAGATGCTTCGCTTGGCAGTGCTGCAGTTTGGAAAGCAATTAACGTAGAACAAAGTGGTACTGTTACCGTTGTGAACGACGAAACTGGTACACCAGTATGGAAATTTCTTAAACCCGCAGGAAGCCATAGGGCAGAAGGACATGGCTCTGTTGGCTTTAGCGCTCCAGAAGGCACTAATTTTTATGTAGGCTGGCAAAGTAAAATTTATATGCCTACTTCACTACAAACAGAAGCCATTTGGCAATGGAAGTCTTATCCAACGGAAGGATCATTGGCGAACCACCCTTTGATGCTCAGGACCAAAAATGGTAATTTAGAATTACAGTATTTTGATGCCAGTCACACGGCTTTTGTATTGTGGTCTACACCACTTGTAACGAGTACTTGGACTGACATTACCATGCGCATTAATGCTTCTTACAGCGCCACTACTGGTTATGTAGAGTTATGGTACAATGGGGTTAAACAAACCTTAAGCAATGGTACGCAACGTTACAACTGCAGAACCTTGGATAGCGATTACTGCGATCCAAAATGGGGTGTGTATGGTGGCGATGATTCACAGGCTACACATTTTGTAAAACACATCAGAATTGCAAGTACTTATGCAGAAGCTGCTGGCACACCACCACCTCCTTCTACCGTAAGCATCTATCAGAATTGTAACTATGGAGGTTGGAGCGCTAGTTTAGGTGTAGGGTCTTATACCATGTCGCAATTAGCTGCTTTAGGTGTAGTCAATGATGATGCTTCTTCGATAAAAGTACCTGCAGGTTTGAAAATAACCATTTACAAAAGCAATAATTATACTGGTACGGTAACCACGTTGACTGCTGATGAAGACTGTTTAACCGATATCGGTTTTAACGATAGTATTTCTTCAGTTGTCGTCGCTGTAAATTAA
- a CDS encoding glycoside hydrolase family 105 protein yields the protein MKTNISILIALFFSATALAQPKQSVNEFKNWPKGASPLVIGKRIADRFVATPHTNFGRPTPPKVITYPESCAWYGALKFAKESNDTTLKVQLAKRFEPFFGEEASLIPIPDHVDYGVFGAVPLELYRQTKEQRYLVMGQNIADKQWGPPEGKRVVPESHVFYGRGLTWQTRMWIDDMFMINALQTQAYRATGNQIYLDRAAKEMVVYLDSLQQKNGLFYHAPDVPFFWGRGNGWMAAGMAEILSSLPKNHSNRPRILKGYQVMMSSLLKYQATSGMWRQLIDMPASWEESSGTAMFTYAMVTGVKKGWLNQKQYAPAVRKAWLALVAKIDGNADVSDVCEGTNKKNDLQYYLDRKRITGDLHGQAPLLWTAAAFLQ from the coding sequence ATGAAAACGAACATATCTATATTGATTGCGCTATTTTTTAGCGCAACAGCCCTTGCTCAGCCCAAACAATCGGTAAATGAATTTAAAAATTGGCCTAAAGGTGCATCGCCTTTGGTTATCGGAAAGCGCATTGCAGATCGTTTTGTTGCTACACCGCATACCAATTTCGGTAGACCCACACCACCAAAAGTAATTACCTATCCAGAATCCTGTGCTTGGTATGGCGCCTTAAAATTTGCCAAAGAAAGCAACGATACAACATTAAAAGTGCAATTGGCTAAACGCTTCGAGCCATTTTTTGGAGAAGAGGCCTCACTCATCCCTATACCAGACCACGTAGATTATGGTGTTTTTGGCGCTGTTCCCTTAGAACTTTACAGACAAACCAAAGAACAAAGGTACTTGGTCATGGGGCAAAACATAGCCGATAAACAATGGGGGCCACCAGAAGGTAAACGAGTAGTTCCCGAATCGCATGTTTTCTATGGTCGAGGGCTTACTTGGCAAACCAGAATGTGGATTGATGATATGTTCATGATCAATGCCTTACAAACACAAGCTTATCGGGCTACGGGTAATCAAATCTATTTGGATCGTGCCGCCAAAGAGATGGTGGTTTACCTCGATTCTCTACAGCAAAAAAACGGACTGTTTTACCATGCGCCAGATGTACCTTTCTTTTGGGGAAGGGGCAATGGTTGGATGGCAGCAGGTATGGCCGAAATCTTAAGCTCATTGCCCAAAAACCACTCGAATAGACCAAGGATTTTAAAAGGCTACCAAGTGATGATGAGCTCGTTGTTAAAATACCAAGCAACATCTGGCATGTGGCGACAATTAATAGATATGCCCGCATCATGGGAAGAAAGCTCTGGTACGGCCATGTTTACCTACGCCATGGTAACAGGCGTTAAAAAAGGTTGGTTAAACCAAAAACAATATGCGCCAGCTGTACGCAAAGCTTGGCTGGCCTTAGTAGCTAAAATTGATGGCAATGCCGATGTAAGCGATGTATGCGAAGGAACAAATAAGAAAAACGACCTCCAATATTATTTAGACCGAAAACGCATCACTGGCGACCTGCACGGACAGGCACCTTTGTTATGGACTGCGGCTGCCTTTTTACAATAA
- a CDS encoding cupin domain-containing protein: MLQGSLFQFDSEIQWEDLGNGIKRQLYGHDQNVMLVKVKFEADAVGQLHEHHHTQVTYVESGVFEMTIGDQKKTIKKGDGYYVPPHEIHGCICLEPGMLIDIFSPHRADFLPVTSNKSIS, from the coding sequence ATGTTACAAGGAAGTTTATTTCAGTTCGACTCCGAGATCCAATGGGAAGATTTAGGAAATGGCATTAAAAGACAACTTTACGGCCATGATCAAAACGTCATGTTAGTGAAAGTAAAGTTCGAAGCAGATGCTGTAGGGCAATTGCATGAACATCATCATACCCAAGTAACCTATGTAGAAAGTGGCGTTTTTGAAATGACCATCGGTGATCAGAAAAAGACCATTAAAAAAGGAGATGGTTATTATGTTCCACCTCACGAGATACATGGCTGCATCTGTCTAGAACCAGGTATGTTAATCGATATTTTTAGTCCGCATAGAGCAGATTTTTTACCTGTTACCTCCAATAAATCAATCAGTTAA
- a CDS encoding alpha/beta hydrolase family protein translates to MRYIFLFLLYLGFTYSVMAQNITEEKTVKWHHFDKTEFKFNGLSAWVIAPKKAITGNPWVWKAYFPDWHTQPDSILLERGFHVAYLQTNDLFGHAKALDSWDQFYKYLVAKKGFTQKVALEGISRGGLYVYGWAKRNPTKVNCIYAEAPVCDFNSWPGGKGTSKGSAADWKKLLAVYNLTEEEAKQYKDQPKDNLDQLAALKVPILHVIGLDDRIVPVAENTMLLVQNYILKGGTATVIPMTKGVQSLEGHHFPIEEPATIADFIYRNSVSNIKH, encoded by the coding sequence ATGAGGTACATCTTTTTATTTCTTCTTTATCTCGGTTTTACTTATTCAGTGATGGCGCAAAACATCACTGAAGAAAAAACAGTGAAGTGGCATCATTTCGATAAAACAGAATTTAAATTCAATGGGCTATCCGCTTGGGTAATCGCTCCCAAAAAGGCCATAACAGGTAATCCTTGGGTTTGGAAAGCTTATTTCCCCGATTGGCATACACAACCAGATAGCATCCTTTTAGAAAGAGGTTTCCATGTTGCCTATCTCCAAACCAATGATTTATTTGGACATGCCAAAGCGTTAGATAGCTGGGATCAGTTTTACAAATACCTTGTTGCCAAAAAAGGCTTCACCCAAAAAGTCGCTTTGGAAGGAATAAGTCGTGGTGGTTTATATGTTTACGGTTGGGCAAAAAGAAATCCTACTAAGGTAAACTGTATTTATGCAGAGGCACCAGTTTGCGATTTCAACAGTTGGCCAGGCGGTAAAGGAACAAGTAAAGGTTCGGCTGCCGATTGGAAGAAATTACTAGCTGTGTACAATTTAACAGAAGAAGAAGCAAAGCAGTATAAAGATCAACCCAAAGACAATTTAGATCAGTTAGCCGCCTTAAAAGTGCCCATCTTGCACGTAATTGGTTTAGATGATCGCATAGTGCCCGTCGCTGAAAATACCATGTTATTGGTGCAGAATTACATCCTAAAAGGAGGGACGGCCACTGTCATTCCCATGACTAAAGGCGTACAAAGCTTAGAAGGACATCATTTCCCGATTGAAGAACCTGCCACCATTGCCGATTTTATTTACCGAAACAGCGTATCCAATATTAAACATTAA
- a CDS encoding DUF4955 domain-containing protein, with amino-acid sequence MKKLIVIVLFLSLTNALSAQEVAKAWVDFVNAKQTGKTPLLPDFSYAGYHFSEKEIPNVSSKKRFNVVDYGAKPNDANYDDEAIQRAIHAAEQNENGGVVFFPPGKYLLAKDTDSTKHILISKSNIVLKGSGVGAGGTEIYQDKMRINGRQIQFKPANTSTKTLTTITNDADRESFWVEVADVSALKLGQDVVIRHRSEEFTKIYFAPLQLKPEWTRLFGEKGGMLINEIHTIEKIEGNKVKFKNPLHFDVRMVKSAAFELTSYNFIEECGIEDILFTSNWKTYNEEFIHHKNAIHDYAYEAVGMEYVKNSWVRNCEFRDWNEGLFIRSGYQVTVANVDFKGKKGHASIHARTGYGVLIKNCNFNGAQHHGAGTGYSAVGTVITQCTLGEDQNIDIHSGQPFATLYDDIKGGVFYNLGGPEPGHPHHGKQLVLWNFQHQSIKDQAYNFWDLSRRRNYTIAQPLLVGFQSNRKVTFENVGLNQNQGKAVLPKSLFEAQLALRLTGKNIVK; translated from the coding sequence ATGAAAAAACTGATAGTAATCGTATTGTTTTTATCCTTAACCAATGCATTGTCTGCGCAAGAAGTAGCCAAAGCTTGGGTAGATTTTGTGAACGCTAAACAAACAGGTAAAACACCTTTATTACCAGATTTTTCTTATGCTGGTTATCATTTCTCTGAGAAGGAAATCCCAAATGTATCGAGTAAAAAGAGATTTAATGTGGTTGATTATGGCGCCAAACCTAACGATGCCAATTACGATGATGAAGCAATTCAGCGAGCCATTCATGCGGCAGAGCAAAATGAAAATGGTGGTGTGGTATTCTTCCCGCCAGGAAAATACCTGCTTGCTAAAGATACCGACAGCACCAAACATATCTTGATCTCTAAAAGTAACATTGTATTAAAGGGTAGTGGTGTTGGGGCAGGTGGAACTGAAATCTACCAAGACAAAATGCGCATCAATGGTCGACAAATACAATTTAAACCTGCCAATACAAGTACTAAAACATTAACAACTATCACCAATGATGCTGATCGTGAAAGTTTCTGGGTAGAAGTGGCAGATGTTTCGGCTTTAAAGCTTGGTCAAGATGTGGTGATTCGCCACCGAAGCGAAGAGTTTACTAAGATCTATTTTGCGCCTCTGCAATTGAAACCAGAGTGGACAAGGCTTTTTGGTGAAAAAGGAGGAATGTTGATCAACGAAATTCATACCATTGAAAAGATTGAAGGTAATAAGGTAAAGTTTAAAAATCCTTTGCATTTTGATGTGAGGATGGTAAAAAGTGCAGCCTTTGAATTAACCAGTTACAATTTTATCGAAGAATGTGGTATTGAAGACATCCTGTTTACCAGTAATTGGAAAACATATAATGAAGAATTTATCCACCATAAAAATGCCATCCATGATTATGCTTATGAAGCAGTAGGGATGGAGTATGTTAAAAATAGTTGGGTAAGGAACTGTGAATTCCGCGATTGGAATGAAGGTTTGTTTATCCGTTCAGGTTACCAAGTAACAGTAGCTAATGTAGATTTTAAAGGCAAAAAAGGGCATGCTTCCATACATGCAAGAACAGGTTATGGCGTATTGATCAAAAACTGCAATTTCAATGGCGCACAACACCATGGAGCTGGTACAGGTTACAGCGCTGTGGGTACAGTCATTACGCAATGTACGCTAGGTGAGGATCAAAATATCGATATACATTCTGGTCAACCTTTTGCCACACTGTATGACGATATTAAAGGTGGGGTGTTTTATAACCTAGGCGGTCCTGAACCTGGGCATCCACATCATGGTAAACAGTTGGTATTATGGAATTTTCAGCATCAATCTATCAAAGACCAGGCTTATAATTTCTGGGATTTGAGTAGGCGACGCAATTATACCATTGCTCAACCCTTATTGGTTGGTTTCCAGTCAAACCGAAAAGTAACTTTTGAAAACGTTGGATTGAACCAAAATCAAGGTAAAGCAGTATTGCCAAAATCTTTATTTGAAGCGCAATTGGCCTTGCGTTTAACTGGGAAAAATATTGTTAAATGA